CGAGTGCAGTGTGACCTGACCACTTCCCTCACCCCCCACTCACCTGACTCTCATCCCGCCTGTCCGGCACGCACTGAAAAGGTAAGTCAGACCAGGGAATACGGGGGTTCgctcccacacccacccacctaccttCCCACCTCTCCGGCGGCACGGAGGCCGGCTGGGGTCAGGATGACAGTCTGTCTCTCTGCCCGGTGACTGGACGGCCGTGGTGCAGGTTTCTCTGGTCCCAGGGATGTTCAGTCTCTTCTCGTCGAGCGGTAAGGTGCTATTTACGTAAAGCGGGAAAATATACTACAGATGAGGGATGTGgaggttatttttattttattagtagtatttttttttaaagctgtctGCGCACCGATTGAACCGAAAGCTGAGGATATGAATATGATTGGTGATTCATAATTCAGCGCTTCGGCTGCCTCCGATGACGAACGGAAGCAAATGCGTTTATGGCGGAAGTGCTGAAGTTGGTTGATTTGCCTGGAAGTGCTTCCACCAAGTGATTTTGCACTGTAAAGGGCAAGAAATGATGGATGTGGGAGGAAGCCGGAGAAAGTCCTCCCTACCCCTCCGACGGCCATGCTTGCGAAAAtggtgtcacatgcagagagcGTCCCGAGAGGAGAtctgaactttttttgttgggttATCACTGCAATGGTggcaagcgagtgttttaaccgcTACACCACCGGACACCCCTGGATGTGCTGAAACGGCTCCCCGCAGCCATAAAGAAGCCAAAGGCAGAAACTCGTCGTTGATGGATATGGGATGGAGGTGGGGGTTATAAGGGAGAGAAGGTCTAGTCCGGCAAAAGTGACTTATTAGCAAAGCGTTTAGTGCAGCCAAGCGCCTCGCTCTTTTCAGTGCATTTGAAGGTAACCTCGCTTGCGCTTTGCGACCATCCTCTCTCAcatcgtgctttttttttttttaatctccttcCTGTTACTGTAAGTTGCACTAGCATGTTCATTATGGATAACGATGTATGATGagttgttaaattttatttcaatgtaaGTCGTTGGCTGAGAAATGTTTTGGTTTGTGAATAGCCTCGTAGGAGCCTGCATGTCGCGCCACGAAAGGGGGAGGGAATTGGTGTAGTGGGTATCGCTTCTCGACAAAGTCGTGGCGTGTGAGGGTCCCTTTATTACGACTGTGCTGATACAGTCTGCACACAAACGCAGAGTGTGAAGATGCCTTTATCATGTCCTATGCCGATGCAGTATCCACACAGTCGCAGCGTGTGAAGATGCCTTTATCTCGTCTTGCACTGCTGCAGTCTGTGCCTTTTCCCCGTCCCTTACGTCTGTGACGGGGCGGGGAGGGGGATGCTGGCGGGGGAGTACGGGGGCGAGAAGACTGGGGACAGTACGCAGGGCACGTTTGTCTCGTTCGTCTGCAACCCATCCTCTCGTCTCCAGGCTGGTGAGGCTTTGCTTCGCAAAAACAAGTCACTGTTTGACGAGAGCCAAAGAAATCCAAAGCGAGGTTAGGTGATGAAATTTACCCTCACCCTCTgccacatgcacgcacgcacgcagacaaaTAATCGATCGAAGTGTTGGTGGACGGggtttgttggtgatggtgatcGATAGTGGTGAGTAAGGGTGTAGAAATTCGAGAAGTCATCGACAGCAACAGTTTCGATCATGTGACTTGCAGACTGCATCGTCGacaaggtctttttttttcctctgcgATCTGATATTTCCTCTAGCCCCGCACCTGCGCGTACAAGTACACCGTGGTGAGGAAAGGTGAGGTGATGGGAGGCAAATGCGTTCAAACCCTTTACCCATACGACCCGGCACCCTCTGCCAAGTTTTCCTCCCTCAGACATAAAACCTTTAGCAAAAGTCGCCGATGCGTCATTGTGTCTGTCTGCTGATGTTTGAAGCTCCCTGACTAGAGTCAGACCAAGTGTGTCACCCATAAACTCACGAGCCCTAAGACAAGTCATTAACCCTGTTGCTAAGGGTCGTAACTGCCCATTCTGTCGTGATAACGAAGAGTCagaactgcattttatttttgttagccCGGCATGCGCtagtatttaagaaaatttcCCACACATTAAGTCCCGCAGATGGCCATCTAGTTTAAAGTTAGCTTTGTTACGCTCAGATCCTATCCGATCTGTCgatatttgtttgttaatgcATTTCAGATTTGTATGAATGTTTCTTGAATAAAAGCATTGTCTACTGGACTGTGAGATAGAGGGTTAATGTAATTGTTGTCAAATTGTATATGTATTTACTAGTTACTCGTGACTTAGAGCTTAGCTCTTTATGCACCTGTAAACCACTTACTCCTTGTAATGGGCCGATGACGTAATCAGTTGTTCGTTCGTTCTGTCGGTCTGAGGATAGTTGGATGCTAAAGCAAACACTTTTGTGATCGCTTGACACTCGAACCCCAGCATACCACCAAAATGGATGTCTGCTCACAGTCCGGTTTTGCCAATAGCCACctgtttatttactcatttacCCCGAGTGTAGTTCGCTTCAAGATAGTCTCTGACACTGCTAATCGTTGACATAGTAATGATGTGCCTAGTTGGGTAAACAACTTTTTCCGATGTTCACGGAGGTCCTGGTGGCAGTTTTCCCGATGTTTGGTGACCCCAAAGATTCCTCTCGCCCGAGAGCTCGTGAGTCAGACTCTGGCCGGCGTGCACTAATTTTAGAGCTGACGTCCATGACTTCGTCTGAGTCCCTTGCTAGCCAAGACACCAAGGTGGCTGAGTGGGGCAGGGATGTGTCCGGATCCCTgtcctccccactccctcctCTGTCGCTCACTGTCCAGTTTCTGTAGTCGAATACATCAGCGTGCTTGGCGCCAGGGTAACAAGCACTTCCTGTTTGTGgagtgtgcgtgcgagagaggTGAGATGCTAGAGACAGTAGCACGGTCCACATCTCACCACCAACAGAATTCGATCGACGTCAGGCAGATCAGccattgcgcatgcgcacacaaaaGCCGAATGTTTTGTCACCTCGCGCCAACGTCCTTGTTGGATCACGTGATCAGAGTGACGATGTAAATAAATCGTAGCTAGCGTGAGCATTCTTGCATCAGAACTTAGGTTTGAACGCCAGAGACTTTCGATCAAAAACAGTCTGTCAAGTCTCGTgtatatgtttgtctgtctgtgtgtttgggCTAATCGATGATTGAAATTCCCCGAAGACTTGCCAGAATTCGTTTGTAGTGCCTCTATATTTGGAGTCTCAGAACTCCCCTAGGTGTTCATTCTTCTGTCAACGTCCTCCCTCCACTGGGACTATTCACTACAGGCCCTCAAATTCCCCATCCGCCCCACCCTTGTGGTTGGGGGTAGTGGGGAGGAGGTGGGCTTAGCACTTAGCAAtcaagggaaaataaaaaaaaaaaaagaagaaaagcctTGTTTGCTCCAGGGTCCTTCCTGGCACACCTTTCTGGTTTTGTTTAAACTTCTTGGCATGAGGCAGTGGCTTGGACTATGTGCGGAAGACAGCGAGCTTGTTAGTCCAAGTGCCAGACCCTGGATTCTGTGCAGCATTCGGTGGCAGCCAGCCCAGTATGCGGGGTCACGGCTGCATGTTGCATGTGCTAGGGAAACCTTTGACGCCGACAACCACAGGGTTGGCTACAAGGTGAGGCATTGAGGTCCACTTCTGGTGCATAGAATTTCTGTTCCTTGCAAGCATCTTGCAGTCTGGAACATGTAGGTGCTTAGATAATTAAGACACTTGAATATATTTTGATCCTACTCATCGAGAGAGGACATTGATAAACAAATATTACGGACCTtaaggttgttgtttttttttaaatacacgaTGTTTATATGTCAATGCTTTGTACATTTCGTTTTTAGAACTCACTGTAGGTGCATATCATGAATTTCTTATCCTAAGTTCTCGTCATCTTTAAGCTTGTTTGAAAACGATTCAGCATGACAATGactaacagaaagaaaaactaatatACTGTCTCCTTAAATTATTCAATGTAGATTAAtcagttgctgctgctgatgatctTATTAAGTGCGGGATCTCAatatgataaatgcaaaatttatattatgCATACTCACTACCTAAGGAGCATGTTcgtagtgcttaagaacaagaacgagtcatggacaacatatgagggaAACaggaacaagcaaacaacacatgaacGACGGatggataaacaacagtactgatgacaaataaaagacaaataaaaaaaaaaacgcacaGAGGACCcgagtaacaagaactgagagtatcgtgaaatggaagacgagtagggaagtagcaataatgGGAAAAAGTTAAGAAGgttgtgaaaaaggactagcattgtgtggactgttgttaggagtaatgcttaaggaagaggGATGTTTTCAtggcacatttaaaggattccattgtgggtaggtggcggatacgGAAAGGgtgagagttccattgtttcgctgcacagtCACTAACAATCCTGTGACCacatgttgttctggtgacaggaatcgTTGCGCTTGGTCCTTGGCAGTTTTCAGAAAACTGAAGGTGATGTGAAAGTTCTAAATTACTGTAGCTCCTGGTATGTAATAAACTGAAATAACAGCGATCTTGTAGACAAAAACTTCCCCGGTAGTTTTTACAGCTTAACCTGTTCGAGGCAAAATGACCTTTTTTGGTGTTGAAGTCGCGTTTCCAGCTCAGCTACTTCTGTTGGTGGTAtcccacactttttttttttctttcttaaatcaGTCATTTGTTTTCTGCCACCAGGCACCTCAGATATGGGTTTAGCAGCAGGGGCCACAGCAGCAGTAGAAGCTTTCGATGTTACATCTAGCAGGTCTGCAAACTAGCGAGACAAAGTGTAGCGGCGGCAGCGCCACCTGTCCCATGTTATAAACGGGCGAGTCTTTTTAGATACCATCAAATCTGCCAGGCCTCTCGTAAAATAAAGGtctttagaaaagaaaagcattgaGAGGGTGAGGCGTGCTGAAGCTAaaggtgtgtgggggagggatTCTCCCAAGAGGTTTCAGTGGCGCCAGGCTGCAGTAGGAAGGTTCTGCATTTAGAATCTTCTTTTGGTTGACTTGATGTTAGATGTTCAGATGCCAGCTCGACGGTGGGCTGTGACAGGTGCAAGTGGCGAGAGATGATTTACATGTGcctacatttaaaagaaaaagaaaaacaagtgaacGCAGtttgtatgtttcttttttcttgtgttgcaGTACATCGGGTCGTTCTCCGTGACGGGCACAGATGAAGATGCGAGAGCCAGGGTGGTGGAGACGCAGCTGCAAGCTCTTCGGGTGGGTAAACACGCCGCCTACAGCGCCATCCACGTTGTGACGATGCGCGCGATAACCTTTCACCCCGTTTTTACTCTCGCGACTGTAGCTAGGGGAGACCCTGTTCCtcgtgagagaaagagagtgcatGCGTGTATGCACCGGTTGTGCCTAGCCATCGTCAAGGATCTGTGCCTCTTGCGAGGAGTGAGGGGCAGAAGAAGCGTACTTTTTAACTCTCTTGCTACGCTTATCGTGAAAAGAGATGTGCCAGGGTCGCCAGTGCCGCCTGGGAACCCGCGGCTCCGCCGAGGAAATGTCATTCTAAGGCCACGTAGTTGGCGGGACTGAGGACGGTGCAGCACTTGGACAGACCGCATGTCTGGCACCGCACACCACTTTCCTGTCTGGATGCCGAGCTAAGACTTATTAACCTAGAGTGCAGTGCGGTGGTTTGACACTtgcattgtgtttgtgtgtgtgagagagagaaactggggtgagaaatagaaaaagtgtTGGGTTTGCTTGCACTTGATACAAGAGGGTACACCCGTGCATTTGCGCGAGCCTCCTGGATTTTCAGCCCCCTCTGCTGTGGGTGACACTGGTCTCAGCACTGTACAGACCTCGCTTGTCCTACCTGTTAGGCCGACCAGGCAATGGGCGCATAAGGTAATTGAGGGGATGAAAGAACAACGAAAGAAAACTCTAATCACATtgtcaaaaatcaaaacaaatacttTGTCTTAGAAATGGTGGGAATGAAAGTGGCGGCGTTAATGACAAATTTTATGAGACTGCAGCCAAACTCAAAAATAAGTACTCGTCGACATTGTCATTGATCGTGGGTAGCCAAAGGAAACCTTATCAGCGGGTGGCTTTGATGGGGTAGCGGggagaggagggaaaaaaggcACAGCATGTCGTTTCCGGTGGTGTGGTGCACGCGTGGTCTGCTTATGAAGTGCGTGCCAGACAGATATGAAACGCCAGACCTGTCCCCAGTGAGACGTGCTTGGGGGTATTTTCCCCCTGGAGGTAAGGGTTGTCGCCACACCCGATTAgctgcatttgtttttgtttgcccTGTCCGATGCCCGGCGTCGTTTAATACCAGTGATTACATTACTCAGCCAGGCAGACAGGAAAATTAAAGTGAGCCAATGCCCAAACAATGCTTTAGTGATGGCGGGGTAgcagatttaaaacaaaatagagaAAAGGGAATCAGTATATTTGTCTTGAAATAGACTAGAACTGAGTATATCAGAACTGAGTAAAAGCTGCCTAAATTAATAGTTGTTGCTGCATTGGAGGCTGCGATATGCcaaggttaaaagaaaaaaaaaaaaaaagtaaaataagaccaacaaacaaaacaataaagtccagaaataaatacagatgATCAAACCCAGTAATAAAGTACAAGCATCACAGATGCTTTCAACGTTAAGTCTTTGAGGTGTATCATACAATAGCTCTTCCCAATTGCCCTCccttcaataaaaatgttttcacttggGTTTAGCCTGTCACAAGAGGCTGAGCACAAACAGATTATTGCTAACAGTTCTGAAGTATGCAAAAAGGCAGATGGCTGTAACATGTTTATTGCTAAATATTCAGgcttcatgttttattttattgtaggtATTGCTCACAGATTGGTTTCATTTCTCATGATGCTTTCCTATAATCTTTTTTGTTCACGCAACTTCACAGAAGCAAACAGTTCCTGATTTGTTTTAAGCTCCTTCTTATTAAAACCTGAGAGGGTTGATCCTAAAAAAGCCTAAATTCTAATTCATCTTCTCACTTTTACTGTGAAAGTTGGACTGACAGTGTATTTCTATGCTGCAGTTTATAAAGGGACCAAAGAGCAGGTACACATAAAGTGGTTGCTACAACAAGTATTTGTTTAGAATCTGTTAAACTACATGACAGGCAAAAGATTTCATTCATTAGGTTTTCatgggagaaagaaaagaggtcTGTGGGGAAGAGAAAAGACAGTATGAATAAGCAcctttatctctgtgtgtgtgtgtctttagcATTGGTAAACCGATTATCAGAGGATCCATGATATACATATGCAGGCAGGAGAGAAGATTCAGCTGCTGAATATAAGGTTCTGTTAGTTGTAGAAGAGGCTGcaggaaaatgagaagaaaaaattgcAAAGGAACAGACTCCGAAGTAGGTCACACATGCTGGATATTTTTGGAAGCAACGGGCAATCTCAGAACTGATGGTTTGGGGttaacacagaaataaatagaTCTGCTTTGGAATTTTTCCACAAATGACAACTATTCATTAGAACATTATCCAACCAAGAGGTGACTTCCTTTTCTTAAAAGTAGGCATGACTGAATGAGCTAGAGAATCTCATTCACTGCTCAGCATACAATTGCTGCTCCTTAACCTTTGAGGATAgcaaataacaataataataggatttgtagAGTGCATTAAGTCCAGATTGTAgcaaataacaataataataggatttgtatagtgcattaACTCCAGATTGTAAAGCATGTACTGACTCCGCCATGTGAAGGACCTTCACTTTGGTGTAgaaatacatatatgtatatacacacacatgcatgacaACTTACGAAAATCGcataaattgttttctgaagATTCCATTGTTGTATTGTTTTCAGTCTgtaacaaaaagcaagaaagtggTCTTGATCATCTCTTTGGGTGGTGTCAAGGTGTTCAGCAGTGATTTACAGGTAAGACATCTTCAAGCATGATGGTGTTAACTATTCCTGGCTTTTAGTAGGACTGTGTAGAGTTGTCTAACAAAATAAGCCCCAGAAAGAGAGTTGTTTTTCTAAACATAAGTAtcttcttcatatttctttaaatattgtgtCAACATATATAAAAAGAATGGGTGTGTAGTATTTGGTGAAGATGCGAGTCAAAAAGTACAATACAGGTCTCACAGCTATATTGGTTTTATCATTATCCACACCCTGGTCTTGCCATATTTGGTAATTCTTGGAAGATTTCTTCTGGGTACACTTCCATAACTgactcttcctcttttctttcttagtaCCTGTATCatttcttgtattattttggTTCTGCATAAATGTGTCTCTTGTTGTCGTCAGgtgaaagtatatttttttcattaattcaaTAACATTCAGAAATAGATACCAGCACTTTCTTAAAAAGGATGAATACAGAGGACTATAATATTTAGTAGCTAGTTTagaatttctttgtttttctctggcTAATTGCAAAGTATTGGCTGTTGGTCTTTTTCCCCAGACACTGTACATGTTTCATGAGTTGAAGCGAATAGCATATGCAACTTGTGATCCGGATCACTGTCAGTTCTCTTTTCTGGCAAGGGAGCCCAAGGGGCAGATGAATCTGCAGTACTGCCATGTATTCACCACACTGACACCAGACCaggtaaataaatgcatttacaatcacattattattgtaagtttattttgaatgcccgttgtaaacaaaaatctgtatctcaacaaaatttgttttaaagaattataaTAACTTTCAGTTAGTTCCTTcctattttatttatgcatctAAGTGAGTTGAtgacacttaaaaatatttgaggtATCAggcattaaaacattttttttttgtaatgcatTTGCCTCCATTCCTAGGCAACAGAACTAAACACCATAATTGGCAATGCATTCAAGATGGCTTATGCTCAGCAACGAGAACGTCAGCCTACATTCCATGAGTTGATTGAAGCACAGGTGGCAGAACAGAGAGCAAAGTTTCTTGAGATTGAAAAGCAAGCCCAGGTTTGGACTACAACTTAACGTTGAACGAATAACAATAACGTTACTCCTAAGTTTTTCAGGGAATGTCAATATGCTGATCCCAAGAAGAATTAGTCTTCATGCCTGTATTTATAGGAGAAAACTGGCAAGGTTGTCAAGACAAATTGTTATTTGATTGGTAGATCATTTTTCATATctacaaaatgttcataaaatgtgacagaaaatttattggtaacaaatgcaacattttcttcagtttgAGTAGGTAATGTACATTCTTTTGTACATGTGACTgtcacaatgaaaataaaagaaacagaagttgtatagaaaaataatatactGATGGCTGGGGTAAAGTTTTCTTGAGAATTGTTTTCGAAGTGTATACACACTTGTAATGATAAAGCTGCATGCTCTTATTGGATTTTTCCTAAACAAGACAAACCGGGTCATATATAGAAAAATTAGCCAGGTATCCAGGCATGATACAGGTGATGTCATATTCTGTCAcctaacagactgacagtgtaCAGGGTCTTGGAGAGTCTGGGACATTTCTACCTAAAGAGTTCCTTTTGTACTCTGGGCTTATGAAGGCATATGCAAGTTAATTTGGCAAggatttgatatattttaaagatagTGTACAAGGCTGCCATCACAGCAGATCAGAATGGAGGATGTGAGACTCTGGTGGGGTGGGGTAAGGGGGAATttataaatatgaatatataaatTTAGGGTGGTGCCATCTGCCACGCAACTCACTCTTTCAGCACTCACCCCTCCTGCATTCCTCAAGCACCTTCTGGTTTTTCTACCCTCTCAAACTGACAGTGATAATGTCCcactttgttctgttttttataGGTACATCACATTTTGCTCCATGTGGtagacttttttcattttatttagcactttagaaaaagtaaacaccaataaaaaaaacaaagtgctATGAGTAATATACACCAACCATAGTCCATGACCTTCCTATAGATGAGAAAGATGTTCCTGCTTGAATTGGTGAGGATTGGACAAGTGTGGATTTTTATGGGTTTCATCggctctcttctctctcacacacactgtgcCAATTCtgtttataagatttttttgtttgaattttacaGTGTCAGACCTGAAGCAGCTTACATTTTTTCCTAATTTGTTAATGTGAACTGAAGTAGTTACTTATTGAGTAATGTAAACACCAAAACAGTGTCATGCTAGTGTCACCATTGCTgccaaacaagaaaacaaacaatttcttACATGCTTTGTATGCCTAGAGCCTGCCATTAAGTAGTTCATGACCTCTGGGTGTCTTGTTAACAGGCAGAGCTGCAGCGGAAGCTTGCAGAAATTGCACGCCCTACCCCATTCTCCCAGCAGGCCATCCAGCGCATGGAGCAGAGGCGGCAGGCTCAGGAAGATTTGACTGCAGAGCCAGAAGTTGTAGGCAGACAGAGGGTGTGGGTGAGTTcacaaattgtttatttataagaCATAATCAGGCCATCTTATTGAGGACTGGGTACATGCTTTTCCCTGTGTCCATCTGTTGGTTTTGATTGTAATACATTTCTGCTTATCTCTTGTGCTTAAGTCTTCAGTACCATTGTCCCTATCCCCCTACTCTACCCACACCACCTTCATGACATTCCTTTTCAGAgctgtttcacattttttactGGGTGCCAGtttgagaaatatttacatCTCAATTCAAATTTGTATATACTCCGATTTGGTCCAAAGCGTTTTTTCTCTCATAGACTTCCGAGCATCATGTACATCATGTAAATTGTTTGCGTTTTAGTGTTGATTACATAGCAAATAGTTGTGCTGATTGTCAGCCATAATTTGATGTTGCTAGCTTCATGTGCAGGCCAAGCAGGCAGTGGACAAGGTACAGCATAGATTTTCCCTCCATGAGGTCAGCATGCCTTCTACTTCCCAACCGATACCATCTCGCCTCAGTGAGCCACATGCTTTGCCCTCCTCGAGTTCTGACAAATCTGCAAAAGGAGCAGGTGGGGGAAAGTCATATGTGCACAAAAATATCACCAAACACAACTCTGCCCCACTTTTCCCAGCCCAGCTTCCTTCCCCTAGCGATGAGCCGCCTGCACAAGGGAGCAGGTGTCGTGTGTCATACCCCACCACCCACTGTCAGCACAGGCCATTCGAGTGTCCATCGAGTCCAAGAAAGATTCCAAATTCAAAGGGTCCCCTGTCACTGTGCTCAAGAATGAGATTGACCGCAGGTTTCTTTCAAATGGGTGCGAAACACAGCCAGTCGAACCGACATCCACGGCAGCAGCATCGTTGTGCCTTGATGCAAGTGAGAGGGAAACAGATCAGAAAGCCGTCAGACATGAACAGGTGAGATGAGATGCATGGGTAGTTTGAGGCTTTTAAGCCtgcttcttttctgtttgttttgtttcatgaCATTCTGCTTGTTTCCTTTACctgtgctatttatttattatttttttttttttttttttttggagtgatGTATTTATAAAGTTGGTTAACGTTTAATTCCAGTTAAATAgcttttgtcagttttttgtttaatttggtgTCCTTTTCATTTAGATATCAACTTTTCACTTTGTTTGGTATGTATGTTATCTATGTTTTCACATGTCAAGAAGGATGAAATGTTACACTTGTGGGAGAAGGATTTTTCAGAGCACTGGACAATTCAGGAGTGTTAAGACAGCACAGCGGGCAATTTACAGAGCAGAAAAAGCTCTCTGTTTTACCAGGggagacaattttaaaaatacagtttttagAATAAAATGGCTTAGCATCAAGCTGATAGGACATGAGGCAAAGTAATTTTTGAGTGCAGTGtttaaactcatttttaaaaagttggcTGTTAAACTTTTATGGGTGAGAACAACTTTATCGACAGATAGCTGTTGTATTGCataaaaacttgtttcagtGTCCTTTTATCATATAGTAGTGAAAGTTATCATGTAAACAG
The Pomacea canaliculata isolate SZHN2017 linkage group LG2, ASM307304v1, whole genome shotgun sequence genome window above contains:
- the LOC112555074 gene encoding uncharacterized protein LOC112555074, encoding MYFAKARKQMEEQDMQEVQEKLEKYQRADTARVLQQAKSSRTEDSSSRQTRDDFRPEELPDGAFVSPKHTPSHSASVSKSDPATFSSVAEYIGSFSVTGTDEDARARVVETQLQALRSVTKSKKVVLIISLGGVKVFSSDLQTLYMFHELKRIAYATCDPDHCQFSFLAREPKGQMNLQYCHVFTTLTPDQATELNTIIGNAFKMAYAQQRERQPTFHELIEAQVAEQRAKFLEIEKQAQAELQRKLAEIARPTPFSQQAIQRMEQRRQAQEDLTAEPEVVGRQRVWAKQAVDKVQHRFSLHEVSMPSTSQPIPSRLSEPHALPSSSSDKSAKGAGGGKSYVHKNITKHNSAPLFPAQLPSPSDEPPAQGSRCRVSYPTTHCQHRPFECPSSPRKIPNSKGPLSLCSRMRLTAGFFQMGAKHSQSNRHPRQQHRCALMQVRGKQIRKPSDMNRCGTRSTWRTGPSHQCLPVLAHHRKQHESAAAAAATSATTISPRRPPGSDLPPATSGAAWTTTVACPPLPPHLPLCPRPNRTMV